Genomic window (Desulfovibrio sp. X2):
GCCGTTGCGGCCCTGCACGCCGAGGTCCGAATACTTGCCCTGCAGCGGCCCGAGGAAGCCGATGGCGATGGGGTTGCCCTGGCAGCCGGGCAGGCACAGGGCGCACAGGACGAGCAGCAGGAACAGGCTCGGTCGGCCCGATCGGGCAAGTCGGACGAAGGGGCTCACGCTGGATCGCTTCTCTCTTGCCGCGCGCGGCGCCTGGGCGCCGCGCGGTTGCGGGGGGCGCGAAAAAGATTAAACCAGCCCGCCTCGTCTGACAATGCGCTTTTGCGCGTTGGCCCGGGCCCCTGTTTCTGCTAGCCTCGGCCCGAAAGAGCCCGACCGTCCGCAACCGGAGGCCCCCGTGATCCCTCGCCGCCTCAAACAGGCCCTGTCCCTGGCCGTGCGCAACCGCTTTCCCGTCCTCGTGGTCGGCCCCCCGGGCGTGGGTAAGTCCGAGATCGTGGCCCAGGTGGCCGCGGCCGAGGGATTCGACCTGGTGCTGACCCACCCGGTCATCGCCGACCCCACGGACTACAAGGGCATGCCCTTCGTGGTCGAGGGCAGGGCCGAGTTCCTGCCCTTCGGCGACCTGCGCGCCATCATCGAGGCCGACCGTCCCACGGTCTGCTTCATGGACGACCTGGGCCAGGCACCGGCCGCGGTGCAGGCGGCGGCCATGCAGCTCCTGCTGGCCCGGCGCGTGGGCGGCCACGCGGTGAGCCCGGAGGTGACCTTCGTCGCGGCCACCAACCGCCGCCAGGACCGGGCCGGGGTGCAGGGCATCCTCGAGCCGGTCAAGTCGCGCTTCGTCTCCATCTTGCACCTCGAGCCGGACGTGGAGGACTGGTGCGCCTGGGCCGCCGGGCAGCGCCTGCCCCACGAGCTGACCGCCTTCGTGCGGCTCAGGCCCGAGCTCCTGACGTCCTTCGAGCCGAGCCGGGACATGGCCAACAGCGTGAGCCCGCGCACCGTGGCCCACGTGGGCGCGCTGCTGGCCGCCGCCGGGGCCCCCGGGAACAGCGACGGCTCCTTGCCGCGCGAGGTCCTGGCCGAGATGGTCGCGGGCGCGGCGGGCCCGGCCTTCGCCCAGGAGTTCATGGCCTTTGTGCGCGTCTACGGCCTCATCCCGGACCCGCGGGCGGTGCTGGCCGATCCCGGCGCAGCCGCCGTGCCCGGCGAGATCTCGGCGCTCTATGCCCTCTGCCTGGCCCTGGCCGCGCGGGCCGCGCCGGACAACTTCCCGGCCTTCGCCGCCTACGCGGGCCGCCTGCCCGCCGAGTTCTCCGTGCTCATGATGCGCGAGGCCGTGCTGCGCGACGCCCGCCTGGCCGAGGACCCGGCCTTCGCGGCCTGGGCCGCGGACCACGCCGACGTGGTCCTCTGAGGAGCGGAGGCGAGACGTGCCCGGCTCCCCGGACGCCCTGCGCCGCCTGGCCCGCGCCCGCGCGAACCTGATCATGCGCGCGCCCTTCTTCGGCTCCCTGGCCCTGCGCCTGTCCCTGGCCGAGGACCCGTCCTGCGAGGGGCTGTGGACCGACGGCCGCGTCCTGGCCGCGAACCCGGACCGGCTGCGGCGCCTCTCCGACGACGAGCTGCTCGGCGCCCTGGCCCACGAGGTCCTGCACCTGGCGCTCGGCCACCATCTGCGCCGCGGCCGCCGCGACGCCCCGCGCTGGAACGCGGCCACGGACTACGCGGTCAATCCCCTGGTCCAGGAGGCGGGGCTCAGGCTCCCCACCGGCCGCCTCTTCGACCCCACCTACTCCCGTCTGCCCGCCGAGGAGATCTACGAGAAGCTGCCGCGGCCGGACGACGAGGGCCGCGACCCGCAGGGCGGGGACGGCGGCGGCGAGCGGGGCGAGGGGAAGGCGGAGGAGGGCCGGATGCAGGACAGACGGATCGTCCCGGACGATCCCGGCGGCACGGGCGAGGTGCGCGATTTTCCGGACGACGCGCCCGAGGCCAGGGCCGAGGAG
Coding sequences:
- a CDS encoding ATP-binding protein, with translation MIPRRLKQALSLAVRNRFPVLVVGPPGVGKSEIVAQVAAAEGFDLVLTHPVIADPTDYKGMPFVVEGRAEFLPFGDLRAIIEADRPTVCFMDDLGQAPAAVQAAAMQLLLARRVGGHAVSPEVTFVAATNRRQDRAGVQGILEPVKSRFVSILHLEPDVEDWCAWAAGQRLPHELTAFVRLRPELLTSFEPSRDMANSVSPRTVAHVGALLAAAGAPGNSDGSLPREVLAEMVAGAAGPAFAQEFMAFVRVYGLIPDPRAVLADPGAAAVPGEISALYALCLALAARAAPDNFPAFAAYAGRLPAEFSVLMMREAVLRDARLAEDPAFAAWAADHADVVL